A window of the Isosphaera pallida ATCC 43644 genome harbors these coding sequences:
- a CDS encoding 2-hydroxyacid dehydrogenase: protein MKVAVFGTKRYDREYLERFNAETGAGHELIFREERLSEATVASASGCAAVCVFVNDDVSANVLESLAALGIKGVALRCAGFNNVDLKTAQRLGMTVARVPAYSPHAVAEHAVALILTLNRKTHRAFNRVREGNFELQGLLGFDLHGKTVGTIGTGQIGLIFGRILHHGFGCRWLASDPKPSDLARASGAEFVELDHLYAESDIISLHCPLTPQTHHLINTDSIAKMKRGVMLINTSRGAVVNTRAVIQGLKSGIIGALGLDVYEEEADVFFENLSDQVLQDDVLARLLSFPNVLVTSHQAYFTHEAMEAIARVTLANLTAFETGTPSGNELV from the coding sequence ATGAAAGTTGCTGTTTTCGGAACCAAGCGCTACGACCGCGAGTATCTGGAGCGTTTCAACGCCGAGACCGGAGCCGGACATGAGTTGATCTTTCGAGAGGAGCGATTGTCAGAGGCGACCGTCGCCTCGGCGTCGGGCTGCGCCGCGGTGTGCGTCTTCGTCAACGACGACGTATCGGCCAACGTGCTGGAGAGTCTGGCGGCTCTTGGGATCAAGGGAGTCGCGTTGCGTTGCGCAGGATTCAACAATGTCGATCTCAAGACGGCGCAACGTCTAGGGATGACCGTGGCGCGGGTACCGGCCTATTCGCCGCATGCGGTCGCCGAGCACGCGGTCGCTCTGATTCTGACCCTCAACCGCAAGACCCATCGCGCCTTCAACCGGGTGCGCGAGGGCAACTTCGAATTGCAGGGCCTCTTGGGCTTCGACCTGCACGGCAAGACGGTCGGCACGATCGGCACCGGCCAAATCGGCTTGATCTTCGGCCGCATCCTACATCATGGCTTCGGCTGCCGCTGGCTGGCCTCCGACCCCAAACCCTCCGATCTCGCCCGCGCCTCGGGAGCCGAGTTCGTCGAGCTTGACCACCTCTACGCCGAGAGCGACATCATTTCGCTGCACTGCCCGCTCACGCCACAAACCCATCATCTTATCAACACTGACTCGATTGCTAAGATGAAGCGGGGCGTTATGCTGATCAACACCAGTCGCGGCGCGGTGGTGAACACCCGCGCGGTTATCCAGGGTTTGAAGTCTGGGATCATCGGCGCGTTGGGTCTGGATGTGTACGAGGAGGAGGCCGACGTCTTCTTCGAGAACCTCTCCGACCAAGTCCTCCAGGACGACGTGCTAGCGCGTCTGCTGAGTTTTCCAAATGTTCTGGTCACGAGCCATCAAGCCTACTTCACCCACGAAGCGATGGAGGCGATCGCCCGCGTCACCCTGGCCAACCTGACCGCCTTCGAAACTGGAACCCCTTCGGGCAACGAGTTGGTTTGA
- a CDS encoding ATP-binding protein: MASLFVIQGPDQGRRYELGDQRSEILGRDATASLRLHDQEVSRRHAEVRVGAQGGHEVVDLNSANGTFVNGEPVKRAILKPGDHLRIGQSVLLYGDSRPRSTSASCATASVPARVEMPRHSPASERSEIVRAVSVAPSPVEGSRVVRQAEERLRSNLASASLATIYQTTAAVGQTLDLDALLPQILDLAFEATGADRGAVLLGDSIDRLEIKAARVRRGNESEADASGEATWQISRTIPAHVLSRGEAVLSLNAPADERFDCAASIDRFGIVEVLCVPLQGRHSRLGVLYVDVRSHLGAVVTPDGEPSAAPAPIRTRTRFTDDHLTLLAAIGYQAGLAIENTAFHEAKLRAERLAAVGQTIALISHDVKNILQGMNSGSHLVQLGLKSGDLDLIRKGWRVVEKNQGKISNLVLDMLSYSKERRLILELDDLNALVNDVADTLLLRAEEQGITLEVRTQPNLPLLPLDSDALSRALLNLVGNALDAVEEVESPRVVLSTHYDPHTAIARIVVEDNGKGIPESERDTIFEWFASSKGTRGTGLGLPVALKIVREHGGTLTVESQVGVGTRFIVELPIRRGLDEPETEPYSSEPEEADDCSRDHGHHGR; encoded by the coding sequence GTGGCTTCTCTGTTCGTGATTCAGGGACCGGATCAGGGCCGGCGCTACGAGTTGGGCGATCAGCGTTCCGAGATTCTGGGACGCGACGCGACGGCCTCGTTGCGGTTGCATGACCAGGAGGTCTCCCGACGCCACGCCGAGGTCCGGGTTGGTGCCCAAGGGGGGCATGAGGTCGTCGATCTCAACTCGGCCAACGGCACCTTTGTCAATGGCGAGCCCGTCAAGCGGGCGATCCTCAAACCGGGGGATCATCTGCGGATTGGGCAATCGGTGCTTCTTTACGGCGATTCCCGACCACGCTCCACCAGCGCCTCGTGCGCCACGGCGTCCGTGCCAGCCCGGGTCGAGATGCCCCGCCACTCCCCAGCCTCGGAGCGCTCGGAAATCGTTCGCGCTGTGAGCGTGGCCCCCTCACCGGTCGAAGGCTCGCGGGTGGTCCGTCAGGCCGAGGAACGCCTTCGCTCCAACCTGGCCTCGGCGAGTTTGGCGACGATTTACCAGACCACGGCCGCGGTCGGCCAAACCCTCGACCTCGACGCCCTGCTTCCTCAGATCCTCGACCTGGCCTTCGAAGCCACCGGAGCCGATCGGGGCGCGGTGCTGCTGGGCGACTCGATCGACCGCCTCGAAATCAAGGCTGCGCGGGTGCGTCGCGGCAACGAGTCCGAAGCGGACGCTTCGGGCGAGGCCACCTGGCAGATTTCCCGCACCATTCCCGCTCACGTGTTAAGCCGTGGCGAGGCGGTCCTCTCGCTCAACGCCCCGGCCGACGAACGGTTCGACTGCGCTGCCTCGATTGACCGTTTCGGCATCGTCGAGGTCCTCTGCGTTCCGCTCCAGGGACGCCATTCCCGCCTGGGCGTTTTGTACGTCGATGTGCGCTCCCACCTGGGAGCGGTCGTGACCCCCGATGGCGAACCGTCGGCCGCCCCCGCGCCAATCCGCACCCGCACCCGCTTTACTGACGACCACCTGACCCTGCTGGCAGCCATCGGCTACCAGGCCGGTCTGGCGATTGAGAACACCGCCTTCCACGAGGCCAAACTCCGCGCTGAGCGTCTGGCAGCCGTCGGCCAAACCATCGCCCTCATCTCCCACGATGTCAAGAACATCCTTCAAGGAATGAATAGCGGTTCGCACTTGGTTCAACTTGGCTTGAAAAGCGGCGATCTCGACCTGATCCGCAAGGGGTGGCGAGTTGTCGAGAAGAATCAGGGCAAAATCTCCAATCTCGTTCTGGACATGCTGTCCTACTCGAAGGAACGCCGCCTCATTCTTGAGCTCGACGACCTCAACGCGCTGGTCAACGATGTGGCCGACACGTTGTTGCTCCGCGCCGAGGAGCAGGGGATCACGCTTGAGGTGCGAACCCAGCCCAACCTGCCGCTGTTGCCGTTGGACTCCGACGCGCTGAGCCGCGCCCTGCTTAACCTGGTGGGCAACGCCTTGGATGCGGTGGAGGAGGTTGAATCGCCCCGCGTGGTGCTCTCGACCCACTATGATCCTCATACCGCGATCGCTCGGATCGTGGTCGAGGACAACGGCAAGGGGATTCCCGAATCCGAACGAGACACCATCTTTGAATGGTTTGCCTCTTCTAAAGGAACGCGTGGAACCGGCCTGGGTCTTCCCGTGGCCCTCAAGATCGTCCGCGAACACGGCGGGACGCTCACGGTCGAGTCGCAAGTCGGCGTCGGCACCCGTTTCATCGTGGAATTGCCCATACGCCGCGGCCTGGACGAGCCGGAAACCGAGCCGTATTCCTCGGAACCCGAAGAGGCTGACGATTGCTCCCGCGATCATGGCCACCACGGAAGATGA